One Lagenorhynchus albirostris chromosome 7, mLagAlb1.1, whole genome shotgun sequence genomic window, GAACATGTTTTTCTTGGTTTCACGTATTTATAAtcataatgtgtataaaattttatatctttttataaaattttatattcattacatCCCCTGATTGCAGATCAGCAGAGAAACGATACATCCCCCAAGAAACAGTTTTTGAATAACTGGCTATCCATTTGAAAATAGAAGTAAGTTTCCTTCCTCACAAATACACAAAACAGTAACTGAAGGCTGAGAGATTTCaatgtaaaaacaaacatacaggagaaaaaaatattaaccaaaaaaaaagactggaatgaCAGGGTAAATTTCACTGTCAATAACTTACTTATCaagtaaaatttacttaaaaagctCATTAAATAAAGAAAGTATGCCCACCTGCTTGGCCATGGCCAGCTTCTTCTGCAGGTATTCTATCTGCTCCTCTACTGCCCGGATCTTCCTCAGGGCATCTTCATCAGCcattttcttgttctcttttttctccttatccTCCAGATCTTTGAGTCTTTGCCTTAAATCTTCCAACtataggaggaaagaaatcacacaaaaagaaaaacaaaaaagatataatacaatttcaaaaatcaattaatactGTGCACAGATGGAGGGCCCATAACACCAAAAGAACCTTTATAGGATTATGGAAGGAGACAAATGATACACTAGTGCACCACATCACAACCCTGCTTTAACATCACTCCATTCCAACATCACACGCTTCTGCAAGTGgctttttttgcggaacgcgggcctctcactgctgtgacctctccctttgcggagcacaggctccggacgcgcaggctcagtggccatggctcatgggcccagccgctctacggcacgtgggatcttcctggaccggggcacgaacccgtgtcccctgcatcggcaggcagactctcaaccactgcgccaccaggaagccctgcaAGTGGCATTTTTGAGGAGTGCAAATGTACTTTTCTTTAGAATagttctcactcttttttttcctaggctcccaattttaaaagaataaggcATTCTTCCCAAAAGTAACCAGAAAAAGCAAATCAGTATGACAATGATTTATATGGCACAAAGGGGaacaaaaagtttgaaaaggTTACTCCTATTCCCCGTAATTCTGAGATACCTTACCACCTAGTGGAAAATCTGGAAGTCTCTATATTAGATGGTctttgaaagggaagaaaatgttgCTAAGTCTTAAAtctaactttaaaagaaactacAGCCTTCAGAAGTGTGAAGGAGAATCCCACAAATGGAAGATTTTGACCAGAATGACAGGTAATGGCAGATTAGATTACCTCTCCCTTAGACTTCTTTTCAGCTGCCATTAGCTGAACCTTGTCTCTCTGTTCCTTTGGGGCAGAGCGGTACATATCTAGCAATAGTTTCATCTCCTTTTGGCTCTCCTGTGCCTTCCTATGATGAGGGTGGTAGAGGGGAATGGtgtaatgagaaaacaaagggcATCAGAGCAAGGGAATTTTGaattatgcaaaatattttacaacAGTTCTATTTTACACTTTATATAACACATCTAAAAGACAAAACTTTTGCACAGACTATCAAGAGATTTCTGGATACActcagaaaatatagaaaagtaagtTTGCAAAAAAGACTCATTTCTCCCGTCAGACCAAGTTCTCCAacatagttataaaataaacacttaTGGCACTTGTTAAATAGGCAAAGTTCTGGGGCACCACTCGTAGAAACTGAGACTCTGTAGGTCTGGGATGGAGTCCAGGAATGTGCTTTAAGCAAGTCACCCAAATAATTCTGATACCgcacttggaggaaaaaaaaattgccttaaagagagcaagaggaagagagaaaaaaagggagaaaattcaaagtttaaaatatactGCTATTCCTAGATTTGACAATTGAGTGATTAACCATCGGCTAAAGGCTAAAATCTTATCTTACTAAATTTTCAAACCTCTTAATTATCCTTTTATATACCAAAGAAGTTCAAATGTTTTGAGCTCAGTAGTCCCTTAAATCCAAACACCAATAAAGGCTCAACCATGACAAACGGGGAGCAAGAAGGAACCGGTTCTATCAGAAAAGGTATGGCTGAGCAGGATGAGAAGCAGCGATATGTGAGATTACGGCAGTGTTTCTTGACTTAAAGGTCTGTCTTACCGTTTCAATGCCTGTAGGAGTAAACCTCCTAGAAATCTCTGAAAACGATCTGATATACACACAGACTACTTAACTGTCAGGCAAAGAGATCAATACTGTTCAAGTTATAGCAATACATATTCTACCtactataatttaaattataattaatgcCAACAATTTGCCCAAATCTAGTAAACAGCAGTATTTACTTCCAATAATTCTCATGACTGTTACCTCAATCATGACATCCTTTTCCTTAATTTGGATTCATGAAGAATAAGGCTACAACAATGGGGTTTACTGAGACCTGATCACTGAACCAGAGTATACAATAGCCACACAGGCCACTGAAGTCGTACACTTGATCAAGAATTGAGACCACGTTAATTGTACATTTAGTTACACCTGATACATTACAATTATTGAATAAGCGATGCCATCATTCAAACATTTCATGCACGATGTCCTAACCTTAGCTTTTGAGTCAGAAACAGTTACTCTAAACATTGCTCTTACTTGAGTTCAATCTTCAATTGTTTGATAatttctgcttccttcttccttccatcatcatgtttccctttctctttatccttagcagaatctctctctttttctgactctttcagtttctgtttctctcgttctctctccttttctttctcccgcTCTCTTTCTCGctccctctctttttccctcctttctcgtTCTCGCTCTTCCTCATCGCGTTTGGACTTAATTTCGTTGACTTCTTCCTGAGATGCCTTCGATGCGGTGGACTGGGCAGACAAGTCCTCAGGATCTTGTTTTAGCTCTGCAGGCTCGTCCTTAGGGTCCTCAGTACTGGACTGAGACTGCAGGAGGGCACTCCCACTGCGCAGCCGTGTCTGGGAgggcagagaaaggaaagcagcaCCCACACTTACGGTGACCACACCACTCTCGTCACCCCAAGACAGCTTTGCAAACTTAACAGAAAATAATACTTATTCTCCTGCTCCTGGTTACCTTGTTCAGGTCAGACTGGGCTTCTCTCAGTTTCCGCTTATACCTCAGGACCTCCCCCTTCAGCTGGTGGTTGTGATTCTGGAGGCTACTGATGAGGTGGCGCATCTCCCGGTTTATGGGGCCTTAAATACAGCAATAGCAATGTCAGGAAGAAGGGTGACAAGGAGAGAAAGTGTAGAACACATGAGGGAACTCTGAGAAACAGGGAGAATTGACAAAAGGAAGATTCCTTCTcagaagatgaaaacaaaactggCCAATCTGAGTTAAAAAACAAGCACCCAGGCTGTAAACCAAAATGAATGACAGGATTTGAATTAAGGTTCGTTAGGACTTCTGAGCTCCGTAACAAACCCTGGTGACCACgctgtgtctttcaaggaatgcATGTGCAGCAGACGAACTACAGGGTGGAGCCAGAGTAACTGTACCTGCTTGTTCATTGGCAGCAAGGGTCTGCTCAAATTCTATCCTCAGCATTTCATACTCCTTGCGGACCTGGGCCAGTGTATCTTCTAGCTGGATCACTTCGGTCCTCAGCTTCTTATGAAGACTAACCTCATCTCGctacacacagaaaaaggaaccaATCAAAAATTCTTATCAAAATGTGGACATGTCATCATATTCTATTACTGTTTCCTAAATTTGATCTATAAGGATCAAGATCCTTATCTACGTATATAGATCTTTGATCTATAAGgatctaagaagaaaaagagaaaacatcaagAAAAGAGGGATTACTCTGAAAAGTTCCAATTCAATCAATACTTAATGAGCACCAGACAGCTACAAAACACTCATCTGAGAACTAGCAGGAGACTCAAGAAATATAGGAAATGGCTCCTAACTGAGAATATTACAATCTGGTTGgagaactaaagaagaaaacagtatATAAACAGTAAAGTAAGATATACTCAACTCTTTGGCAGACACACAGTAAAAGACAAACTACTATAAACATAACCTTAAAGGCAATGGAAAATACAgaagtgaacacatgaatgaaagtttctgccttaaaaaaattatttacatatgCCATTATATGATATAATGGCTTGTAAGCAGTGATACAGCTTCTATACACTATTCTCCCCAATGCACATAAGACTCCAGCCAtactaaactattttttttacatctgctGTTCTCACTGCTGGGAATGCCCTTCTCCTATTTTTATCTACCAGTAAACTTGTATTTATCCTTAAGAGTCATACTGCACTTTGGCAAGTGGAATCAGGACGGCTCCACAGTCAAATCAGATGTTCTGTCTCCTTTATCACTGCACCTTTTAGATATACTCTATTGCAACACACTGCATTCTACTGGATACTGTTCTCCCCACTAGACTCTAAGATCTCTCATGGCAGGATGCCCACCATCTAGCAGAGTAAAGACCTACAGCCACTCCATAAATGTTTTCCGAATGAATAAAAGATTGAGCATAAGagagtaaaattataaaatttatgagGGAGGAAGCTTATATACAGAAGACAAAGCTAGGCTGTTACCTCAATGAGCTCAACTTGGCGTTGGTGGGTACCCCTGGTGCCATGAAGTAGGGTCCGAGCCTCATCCAAGTGGGCTTTCAACTGCAGGCTCTCGTTGTACAGGACAGAGAACTGTGACTGCATGCAGCGATATTCTGGAGTCTCCTTGACCACTTCCTCCACAGCACTCCGCAATTCCACCTTAGGAGggcccaaagaaaagaaaagtcagaAGCAGAACCTAGGATGCTAGCCTGGAAATAAAATCTTAAACTCTCTGACGTCTTGTGCAACTGAGACAAACTTTATGAAATCTATCTACCTATTCCTCTAGTTACATAAAATCTATCCTAACTTAAATTAGACCCTCCAAGAGGTGGTACCTGGTACCTGTATTCTTCCACCCAAGGATTGTTTTAATTGATACATGTTTTACATTATGTGTCAACCGAGATCCAAGGACACTAGAAAAGCCCTATGAAATCTGTCAGATCTAGGGACAGAGAAGAGCACTATGAAATTTGTCAGGATACTTATTTTAAGAACATAGTTGAGGACCCTAGCCACTAACTTGTTCTCTTTATTGACagtcacagagaaaaatatttttgttattgtatcAAAAatacttatggggcttccctggtggtgcagtggttgagagtctgcctgccgatgcaggggacacgggttcgtgccccggtccgggaagatcccacatgctgcggagcggctgggctcgtgagccatggcctctgagcctgcgcatccggagcctgtgctccacaacgggagaggccacaacagtgagaggcccgcgtaccgcaaaaaaaaaaaaaaacaaaaaaaaaacttatgcttCTCCTAAGTAACTGTTTACTTTAATTACCCAAACACATCAACTGATTCAACTcaggttgtttttgttctttttttttttcagttcaaacatctttattcatatatttacctagaaacaaataaaattataaaagatagGTGGTTGTGACTGAAAGAGGGGTGGGAAGACTTTCGGAATCTACTTTCTTCCCCCCAAGAACCAGGGAGAGAAAATTCTAATGGGCAGGTTTGAAAACCAACAGGATCACTGACCATGTTTCCTTCTCTGCTTTGGCAGTTAGAAGCTGCAGAGGCAGATTCTGTGGCCCGCCTTTGGCAGTTACTGACATGGGAGTGGCCTACGTACTGTAGCTACATGCTTCTTGCATGTGTCTTGTATACAAGCCCCATTTTTGAAACCCACTTTGGATCCTCACCCTAGTTCACCCTACTCCTCAGTTTTTCTCAACAATTCTTAAGTTAGTGCCTTTGATTCAGCCAATGTATTTTTGTAGGTTGCTTTAAATCCTTTTCAGAAAAGGCAGGGTACCaatattaagtatatatataactaaataaatggatataGCAACAaaacttacatttttctttcccgTAATAAATTATGACGGTTCACAACACATATGTGAGTTATCAGCAAAAAGTTTCATTTTACTGCCCCTCAGAGTTGTGTCTCCTACCTTCAGCTTTTCATTTTGCGTAGTGACCTCCTCAAAGTCTTGCCGAAGTTTCTCCAGCTCACAGTGACGGTTCTGAGCCAACTCTTTGTTCTCCTCAAGTTCTGCGTTCATTTCCTCAAactggagaaaaggaggaaatagcAAAATGAGAGTAAAGAAAAGGAATTTCTAAATCATTCCCATTCCTAAGCTTCCAGCTCCACTGATCCACTCTTCTAGCAAAACCCCACGTTGTCACTTGTGAACTTGTGAACACAATCCTAAGTACCTAACACAATGCCTGACACCaggtcaaaaaaacaaaccctcggGGAGTCGCGATTTTACCTTCCGGGCATTGATAGTGATTGTGCCGCCATAGAGACTGCTCCCTGCACCGTATACTTTATAACCTTTTGAATTCACCTATGGAGAAGACAAAGATTCTTTAGTGAAAGGCCCTAAAATTTTAGTCTGATAACCAAAGTACTTTCAAAGAAGTCCATTTTTTCTCCAAGTACTACTACCCAAGTCCATCCTTTCTGAGTAGACTCCTTAAAATGATTCTAGTCTTCAAACTATGAATAAAACAGCACTTGCCCGTTCTAGGACTTCTACTAAGTGTCGATTGAGTCGCTGTTCCCTCTTTCGAATTTTGTCAATATCCCACTGCAGGTCATCAATCATGGACTCCAGGACAGATACTCGTGACTCAGCTGTCTCCACTTTACTCTGCAACTTGGCGAACTACATCCCAAACACAGGTGTTcagaaaaatacagcaaaaaaaaagaccagGTTAGAAAAGGAATGCCTTATATCCCAAATCCCACAAAATTAACCCATGCTTATGTGTCATTAAAGAAAAGGTTTAAGTAAAAGCTATTTCACCCTCTTCCCAACACATGAGTATAAAACTGAAATCACAGGTTTAACAGTTTGGGTAAGTCACAATCATGAAAACTGTACAAGTCTATAAGAACTCTCACAAAGAAAAGACTACTTAagattcaataatttttctgCCTCTGAGAAGCACCATTTCCCTATATAGACCACAAACCCatcagaaaatatgttttttaagagACAAAAGATAACATCCTTGATTTTACCAGACAAATATTTTAGgagataaaaattcaaatatttatttagaaaagacAGCTATCTTTACCCTCTACTTTCCCTTCCCATATTCCAACAAATGATAATCCAAAGAGAATGGAAGGAAAACTTCCATTCTCTTTTTCAAGCTGAGCCCAGGGCAGTCTAGAATCAGATGCTATAAAGATACAAAAATCTATGTTGTTCTCTACTTATTTAGGAGATGTACATAGCTAATGCTATATAATACTTTAATTATAAAACTGTTACATGTCCACATTAATCTACACATATCTTTTGTGTTGGTTTTAAAATATGGCCCCCCAATTCTTTGACAGTCCTCCCAACAAAAGGTGAGGTCACTGTCCCCTCCTCTTAAATCTGGGTCAACTTTGGTGACCCAGTGGAAATGATGTTACATAACTTCAAGGCTATGTCTGAAAGGCCATGCAGGTTCTGCCTGATATTCTTGAAACACTCATTCTCTGGAAGAAGTCAGCTGCCATGTAAGAAGTCCAACTACCCTGAAACCTCCATGTTGGAGAGGCGACACTCCAGTGGACAACTAAGATGAGCTCTTAGCTGACAGGCAGCGTCAACAGCCACCCATGAGTCGGGAGTTCcctagtggcccagtggttaggattcagtgctttcactgccgtggcccaggttcaatccctggtcaaggaactgagatcccacaagccacgtgccatggccaaaaaaaacccaaaaaacaagagaaaacaaaacaaaaaaaacaaccagcCATGAGAGCCATCTTGGATATCAGCTCAGCTGAGCAGAGCAATGTGTCTCTCCAACTTAGTAATGCTAAATGAGATTTGGGAAAGGGCTGGTAAAGGAAGACCTTTTCATCTTGGTAGCACCTAGCTTATGCCTTAAAACATGACAGAAAGTTATACTGATTTTTTTACTACACTCCAATTTCTTCATAAGCACCACTATACTCTAACCCCTTTGAAGGTTGATGAGAAGTATTAATAAACTTCCCAAATGATTCCCAGGCAACCAGCCCAGCATGAACCTTGGCACTGGAGTTTAGGAAAGAGGACATAATGAAGAACATAGGCTTTGAAGTTGAACAGACCTACATCCAAATCACAGTTCAATCACTTTCTGGCTGCGTGCCCTCAGACCAGTCATCAGTTTCTTTGAATTTGTTTCCTTAGCAGTAAAATGAGAGTTATTTGACCATGAGAGATAATATTCGTAAAGTACTTAAGTGCTAGGCACTAAGTAAACGGTTAACTATTAACTTACCAATAAGCATAAGAGTTGGGTGGCCAAGCTAAGGTAGGTCAAATTTCAGCAGAAGGCTTATCACCACATTGTCTCAATCATTTTATACAATAAACAAACACCCAAATCTTGACATAGTTTGGTCGTGGCACTATGTGTGTCCAAGTTTGGATTGAAAACCCACAATCCTCAAGGTCATAGGTCATCATAAATGCAGTATTTCCTACTGCTCCATTCTCAGATAAATTTCTACCAACCTATTCCTCAGTAACACTGTACATGGTCTTTTATATTTGGAGTAATTTAATATTTGGGGGTTTGGTGTGTTGTTTTGCAAATCTCCATGATGGTAATTCTTCCTaaaaactaagatcccaaaatGTCCACTTAAACAGAGGCAGAGTCAAGGAGAAACGTTCAATTATTTCCTTCCCTTAACCTTTACTCGGATTTTGATTTCTCAGAGCTGGTTGCTTTAACCTGCCCTGCATGCTCTTCAGTATAAAAACAGGCTTTCTAGAGTAAGATGATGTTTGAAGCACTTAGTATCTGAGTCAATGTCTGCCACAGGCCACTGGAAACTGCCATCTCCTTTCCGGTCAAGTACCTCCTGAGACATGGTGCAATGCTTCTCCTGAAGGAGGTCTGTCAATTCTTGTAGCCTCATGTCCTCTTGTGCAAGGAAGGAATTCAGCTCCTGCACTGCTTCCTCCACTATCAGATTATCTGAGGGAGAAGAACTGTACTTTAGTTTAGTTAGCATCTATAGTGTCAGATTTTACAACTGTGTATCC contains:
- the RNF20 gene encoding E3 ubiquitin-protein ligase BRE1A isoform X1 — encoded protein: MSGIGNKRVAGEPGTSVPPEKKTAVEDSGTTVETIKLGSVSSTINKTGFLGQEELDIRTLQAKNRKLAEMLDQRQAIEDELREHIEKLERRQATDDASLLIVNRYWSQFDENIRIILKRYDLEQGLGDLLTERKALVVPEPEPDSDSNQERKDDRERGEGQEPAFSFLATLASSSSEEMESQLQERVESSRRAVSQIVTVYDKLQEKVELLSRKLNSGDNLIVEEAVQELNSFLAQEDMRLQELTDLLQEKHCTMSQEFAKLQSKVETAESRVSVLESMIDDLQWDIDKIRKREQRLNRHLVEVLERVNSKGYKVYGAGSSLYGGTITINARKFEEMNAELEENKELAQNRHCELEKLRQDFEEVTTQNEKLKVELRSAVEEVVKETPEYRCMQSQFSVLYNESLQLKAHLDEARTLLHGTRGTHQRQVELIERDEVSLHKKLRTEVIQLEDTLAQVRKEYEMLRIEFEQTLAANEQAGPINREMRHLISSLQNHNHQLKGEVLRYKRKLREAQSDLNKTRLRSGSALLQSQSSTEDPKDEPAELKQDPEDLSAQSTASKASQEEVNEIKSKRDEEERERERREKEREREREREKEKEREREKQKLKESEKERDSAKDKEKGKHDDGRKKEAEIIKQLKIELKKAQESQKEMKLLLDMYRSAPKEQRDKVQLMAAEKKSKGELEDLRQRLKDLEDKEKKENKKMADEDALRKIRAVEEQIEYLQKKLAMAKQEEEALLSEMDVTGQAFEDMQEQNIRLMQQLREKDDANFKLMSERIKSNQIHKLLKEEKEELADQVLTLKTQVDAQLQVVRKLEEKEHLLQSNIGTGEKELGLRTQALEMNKRKAMEAAQLADDLKAQLELAQKKLHDFQDEIVENSVTKEKDMFNFKRAQEDISRLRRKLETTKKPDNVPKCDEILMEEIKDYKARLTCPCCNMRKKDAVLTKCFHVFCFECVKTRYDTRQRKCPKCNAAFGANDFHRIYIG
- the RNF20 gene encoding E3 ubiquitin-protein ligase BRE1A isoform X3, coding for MLDQRQAIEDELREHIEKLERRQATDDASLLIVNRYWSQFDENIRIILKRYDLEQGLGDLLTERKALVVPEPEPDSDSNQERKDDRERGEGQEPAFSFLATLASSSSEEMESQLQERVESSRRAVSQIVTVYDKLQEKVELLSRKLNSGDNLIVEEAVQELNSFLAQEDMRLQELTDLLQEKHCTMSQEFAKLQSKVETAESRVSVLESMIDDLQWDIDKIRKREQRLNRHLVEVLERVNSKGYKVYGAGSSLYGGTITINARKFEEMNAELEENKELAQNRHCELEKLRQDFEEVTTQNEKLKVELRSAVEEVVKETPEYRCMQSQFSVLYNESLQLKAHLDEARTLLHGTRGTHQRQVELIERDEVSLHKKLRTEVIQLEDTLAQVRKEYEMLRIEFEQTLAANEQAGPINREMRHLISSLQNHNHQLKGEVLRYKRKLREAQSDLNKTRLRSGSALLQSQSSTEDPKDEPAELKQDPEDLSAQSTASKASQEEVNEIKSKRDEEERERERREKEREREREREKEKEREREKQKLKESEKERDSAKDKEKGKHDDGRKKEAEIIKQLKIELKKAQESQKEMKLLLDMYRSAPKEQRDKVQLMAAEKKSKGELEDLRQRLKDLEDKEKKENKKMADEDALRKIRAVEEQIEYLQKKLAMAKQEEEALLSEMDVTGQAFEDMQEQNIRLMQQLREKDDANFKLMSERIKSNQIHKLLKEEKEELADQVLTLKTQVDAQLQVVRKLEEKEHLLQSNIGTGEKELGLRTQALEMNKRKAMEAAQLADDLKAQLELAQKKLHDFQDEIVENSVTKEKDMFNFKRAQEDISRLRRKLETTKKPDNVPKCDEILMEEIKDYKARLTCPCCNMRKKDAVLTKCFHVFCFECVKTRYDTRQRKCPKCNAAFGANDFHRIYIG
- the RNF20 gene encoding E3 ubiquitin-protein ligase BRE1A isoform X2, yielding MSGIGNKRVAGEPGTSVPPEKKTAVEDSGTTVETIKLGSVSSTEELDIRTLQAKNRKLAEMLDQRQAIEDELREHIEKLERRQATDDASLLIVNRYWSQFDENIRIILKRYDLEQGLGDLLTERKALVVPEPEPDSDSNQERKDDRERGEGQEPAFSFLATLASSSSEEMESQLQERVESSRRAVSQIVTVYDKLQEKVELLSRKLNSGDNLIVEEAVQELNSFLAQEDMRLQELTDLLQEKHCTMSQEFAKLQSKVETAESRVSVLESMIDDLQWDIDKIRKREQRLNRHLVEVLERVNSKGYKVYGAGSSLYGGTITINARKFEEMNAELEENKELAQNRHCELEKLRQDFEEVTTQNEKLKVELRSAVEEVVKETPEYRCMQSQFSVLYNESLQLKAHLDEARTLLHGTRGTHQRQVELIERDEVSLHKKLRTEVIQLEDTLAQVRKEYEMLRIEFEQTLAANEQAGPINREMRHLISSLQNHNHQLKGEVLRYKRKLREAQSDLNKTRLRSGSALLQSQSSTEDPKDEPAELKQDPEDLSAQSTASKASQEEVNEIKSKRDEEERERERREKEREREREREKEKEREREKQKLKESEKERDSAKDKEKGKHDDGRKKEAEIIKQLKIELKKAQESQKEMKLLLDMYRSAPKEQRDKVQLMAAEKKSKGELEDLRQRLKDLEDKEKKENKKMADEDALRKIRAVEEQIEYLQKKLAMAKQEEEALLSEMDVTGQAFEDMQEQNIRLMQQLREKDDANFKLMSERIKSNQIHKLLKEEKEELADQVLTLKTQVDAQLQVVRKLEEKEHLLQSNIGTGEKELGLRTQALEMNKRKAMEAAQLADDLKAQLELAQKKLHDFQDEIVENSVTKEKDMFNFKRAQEDISRLRRKLETTKKPDNVPKCDEILMEEIKDYKARLTCPCCNMRKKDAVLTKCFHVFCFECVKTRYDTRQRKCPKCNAAFGANDFHRIYIG